From the Pectobacterium carotovorum genome, one window contains:
- a CDS encoding serine hydrolase, whose protein sequence is MKTTPFLTRLTSFSVGTVLLVGLVPFTYAEQLPAVPQIDAKAFILMDYHSGKVLAESNADERLDPASLTKIMASYVIGQAIKSGKISPTDEVTVGKDAWATGNPALRGSSLMFLKPGDRIPVSELNKGIVIQSGNDASIALADYVAGSQDAFVSLMNNYVKALNLTNTHFLTVHGLDATGQYSTARDMALLGQALIRDVPEEYALHKEKEFTFNNIRQPNRNRLLWSTNLNVDGVKTGHTNGAGHNLVASATEGNMRLISVVLGAQTDAIRFRESEKLLTWGFRFFETVTPIKADAPFTTQRVWFGIEKEARLGVAQDAALTIPKGQMKNLKASFILNQPQLSAPLTKNQVVGTIDFQLDGKSIGQRELVAMDDIPEAGFFSRLWDTVMMKVQQWFGGLFG, encoded by the coding sequence ATGAAAACAACCCCTTTCCTGACCAGACTCACGTCTTTCTCTGTAGGTACGGTATTGCTTGTTGGTTTGGTGCCCTTCACCTATGCGGAACAGTTGCCAGCGGTGCCGCAGATCGATGCCAAAGCCTTTATCCTGATGGATTACCACAGCGGTAAAGTGCTGGCGGAGAGCAATGCTGATGAGCGCCTTGATCCTGCCAGCCTGACGAAAATCATGGCGAGCTATGTCATTGGGCAGGCGATTAAATCCGGTAAAATTAGTCCGACTGATGAAGTGACCGTCGGAAAAGATGCCTGGGCAACCGGCAATCCAGCGTTGCGTGGCTCGTCGCTGATGTTCCTTAAGCCGGGCGACCGTATTCCCGTTTCTGAGTTAAATAAAGGGATTGTCATTCAGTCCGGTAATGATGCCAGCATTGCGCTGGCGGATTATGTAGCGGGCAGTCAGGATGCGTTTGTCAGCCTGATGAACAATTATGTGAAGGCGCTTAACCTGACGAATACGCATTTCCTTACTGTGCACGGGCTTGATGCCACAGGGCAGTATAGCACCGCACGCGATATGGCCCTGTTAGGGCAGGCGCTGATTCGCGACGTGCCGGAAGAGTATGCGTTACACAAGGAAAAAGAGTTCACCTTCAATAACATTCGCCAGCCTAACCGCAACCGTCTGCTGTGGAGCACGAATCTGAATGTGGACGGCGTGAAAACCGGCCATACCAACGGCGCGGGGCACAATCTGGTGGCCTCGGCAACCGAAGGCAACATGCGCCTGATTTCCGTGGTGTTGGGGGCGCAGACGGATGCCATTCGCTTCCGCGAAAGTGAAAAACTGCTTACATGGGGCTTCCGTTTTTTTGAAACGGTGACACCTATCAAGGCGGATGCCCCCTTTACTACACAGCGGGTCTGGTTTGGTATCGAGAAAGAGGCGAGACTTGGCGTTGCACAGGATGCCGCGCTGACCATCCCGAAAGGGCAAATGAAGAACCTGAAAGCCAGCTTTATACTCAATCAGCCGCAGCTTTCCGCGCCGCTAACCAAGAATCAGGTGGTCGGCACCATTGATTTTCAACTGGATGGTAAAAGCATCGGGCAGCGCGAACTGGTGGCGATGGATGATATCCCCGAGGCCGGTTTCTTTAGCCGCCTCTGGGATACGGTAATGATGAAGGTGCAGCAGTGGTTCGGTGGGTTATTCGGTTAA
- the deoR gene encoding DNA-binding transcriptional repressor DeoR gives METRRDERIGRLAQALKKTDKLHLKDAAQLLGVSEMTVRRDLNADSTSVMLLGGYVVSDLKNNGVTNYFVSDQQTKHVREKQAIGAVAAHLVEANDTVFFDCGTTIPFIIDAIPDELPFTAVCYSLNTFLALQEKKACRVILCGGEYHPDNAIFTPLNQRSELDNICPNKAFISAAGIELNAGATCFNFAELGMKQRAMATAQRIIIVADSSKFGQIKRACIGPITLFDTVISDSAPGEPYLRYFANNGIQLIHPGN, from the coding sequence ATGGAAACGCGGCGCGACGAACGAATCGGCAGACTGGCTCAGGCATTAAAGAAAACCGATAAACTCCATCTGAAGGACGCCGCACAGCTACTCGGCGTGTCCGAGATGACCGTGCGCCGCGATCTGAATGCCGACTCCACCAGCGTTATGCTGCTCGGCGGCTACGTCGTGAGCGACCTGAAGAATAACGGTGTCACAAACTATTTTGTCTCCGACCAACAGACCAAGCACGTAAGAGAGAAGCAGGCTATCGGTGCGGTGGCTGCGCATCTCGTAGAAGCAAACGATACCGTTTTTTTCGACTGCGGCACCACTATCCCCTTCATCATTGATGCCATTCCTGATGAGCTGCCTTTTACCGCAGTTTGCTACTCTCTGAATACTTTTTTAGCACTACAGGAAAAAAAGGCGTGCAGAGTGATTTTGTGCGGCGGGGAATACCATCCGGATAACGCGATTTTCACTCCGCTCAACCAGCGCAGCGAGCTGGACAACATCTGTCCGAATAAAGCGTTTATTTCTGCGGCGGGTATCGAACTTAACGCAGGCGCGACCTGTTTTAACTTTGCCGAGCTGGGTATGAAGCAACGCGCCATGGCAACCGCACAGCGCATCATTATCGTGGCAGACAGCAGCAAATTCGGCCAGATCAAACGCGCCTGTATCGGCCCGATCACGCTGTTTGATACGGTCATTTCCGACAGCGCACCGGGCGAACCATACCTACGTTACTTCGCTAACAACGGCATTCAGTTAATCCACCCCGGAAATTAA
- the deoC gene encoding deoxyribose-phosphate aldolase, protein MTDYARYIDHTLLAANATEQQIITLCEEAIAHRFYAVCVNSGYVPLVAEKLTGTDVQVCSVIGFPLGAGLTASKAFEAKAAIDAGAQEIDMVINVGWLKSGKIDAVKADIQAVREVCAAIPLKVILETCLLDDEQIVLVCEMCRQLDVAFVKTSTGFSTGGAREEHVRLMRSTVGSEMGVKASGAVRDRQTAQRMIEAGATRIGTSSGVAIVSGEAAAAGNY, encoded by the coding sequence ATGACTGACTACGCACGCTATATCGATCACACACTGCTGGCCGCCAACGCTACCGAACAGCAAATCATCACGCTGTGCGAGGAAGCGATAGCACACCGTTTTTATGCTGTTTGTGTGAATTCAGGCTACGTCCCCTTAGTCGCCGAAAAGCTGACAGGCACTGACGTTCAGGTATGCTCTGTTATCGGTTTCCCTCTCGGTGCAGGCCTGACGGCCAGCAAGGCTTTTGAAGCCAAAGCTGCGATTGATGCCGGCGCTCAGGAAATCGACATGGTAATTAACGTCGGCTGGCTGAAAAGCGGGAAGATTGACGCCGTCAAAGCGGATATTCAGGCCGTGCGCGAGGTTTGCGCCGCTATACCGTTGAAGGTAATATTGGAAACCTGTCTGCTTGATGACGAACAGATTGTACTGGTGTGTGAAATGTGTCGTCAGTTGGATGTCGCGTTCGTCAAAACGTCTACCGGTTTCAGCACCGGCGGCGCACGCGAAGAACACGTTCGACTGATGCGTAGCACCGTCGGCAGCGAGATGGGTGTCAAAGCATCCGGCGCGGTTCGCGATCGCCAAACGGCACAGCGTATGATTGAAGCAGGCGCCACGCGTATCGGCACCAGCTCAGGCGTTGCTATCGTTTCAGGTGAAGCTGCCGCAGCAGGAAACTACTAA